CCGAATCGAAAAGCTGGCCAGCGAAGGCCGTAATTGAAAGATTTGGTAAAAATCCATTGAAGGGGCTTGTCCTGTTGACTCCACTTTTTATCAACCGAGGGCCCGCAGGGAACGAGCTCACGAATTCCGCTGAGAGTTAACATAGGATGATTAACAGAAAGTGGAATATTATTCTCTCCTCACCGAAAGGTGCCGCCAACTTGCCACACCCATAAAAAACCCTGAAATTCGCTTCCTTCTAAAAAAATCGAATGACGCACCTCGACCCTTCCGTTTTTGCCTTCCTCAAGAAGCTGGAGAAAAACAACAACCGTGACTGGTTTGCCGAAAACAAGTCAGAATATGTCGCCGCTCACGAAAACTTCAAGGCCTTTGCCGAAACACTCAATCAGGCCATGCAGAAGCAAGACCACATCGAGAAGATGAAGCTCTTCCGCATTTACCGCGACGTGCGCTTCTCCAAAAACAAGGCTCCTTACAAGAATAGTTTCTCGGGAGGCTTTAGCCGGGCTACGAAGGCACTACGCGGAGGATATTACTTTCATTTGGAACCCGGTGGACGATCAATGGTGGGCGCTGGATTTTGGCAACCCGAGTCGGCCGACCTCAAGCGCATTCGCGAAGAGATAGCAGCCGATGCCACCCCCTTGCGCAAAATCATCAATTCCGCCTCGTTTAAAAAACACTTCGGAACCTTAGAAGGTGCCCAAGTCAAGACCGCCCCAAAAGGATACCCCAAAGACCATCCCGATATTGACCTTTTGCGGTACAAGTCTTTTATCGTCTCCCACCACTTCACCGACAAGGAAGTTACTACGCCCGGCTTTGCCAACGAAATCTTGAAATACTTCAAAGCCACTCGCCCCTTCTTCGACTATATGAGCGAAGTATTGACAACGGATGTCAATGGAGTGTCGCTAATAGACTAATTTTTCCATCCCAAGCCTCAGAAAAACGAACAACGGCTGCAGCGAGTGAAGCGCCATAAGCTCAGGCCGAAATTCGTTCTCGGATTGGATCACAGTCGGAGTGCTCTTCCAATGGAGCTCGTGCTTCCAGGTATACCTGATTGATCTCTTCCCACAATTCCAGAAGCTCGGTGACGAATACAGCGCGCTCAGCAGTACTCAACCGGGTAATCCCGTAAGCCATGGCGATCGAATCGTCTGTGGAAAGCCGCAAGGTAGTATCGCCCGATAGGTCGGTATATTTTGTTGAAGCCACATACCAATCAAAACTAAAGTCCTCCGGACAACCTATCCCAAACTGAACATAGTCGATGGTACTCTCAATAGCGTCCTGCACAGCTTCCAGGGCACTGTGCCAATACAGCAAGTTTTCAAAAGCCATGCCTTTCGGTAAATCAACAGCCTCAGGTTCCTTTAAGATGTCTTTGATCAGCAATGCTAAACCTTTATGATTTTCCATACTGGTTTCGTTTGATTTGATTCAAAATTAAGGAGTATGTGTGTTGTGTATCCTACGCAGGAGTTATGGTTCCATTAGGGGATGGTTGGCCTGTATTAATACGACAATCGGTAAGGGGTAAAAACAAACAAACCCGTTCTCGTTTGAAAGGGTTTGTTTCCATTTTAACCAATATTCTTATAAAGATGCCTTCAATGAAAGATGTCAGAGCAACAATGCATCCTATTCCTACCTTGATTGCAATGCAAAAGTAGAACGATACATGCGGCCTCCAACGCTGCAGGAGAACCTTAACTTAATGATAGCCATAAGGACTGACTGACCTAAGAATAAGGAAACACAGTGGAAACATACGTTTCTTCATGCCCTATCTCATCAAGCTCCAAGAGTGAGTAACAGACACCCCACTGATTGCCCTCAAGCCAAACTGAAGATGCTCGTCGCCTCGCCACACCCTTTATCCCTAAAGGGAGCTACCCACACAAAAGACGAAAATCTACCTTTAAGAAAACACAGCTAACAGCTAACAGCTAGCGACTAGTAGCTAAACCCCCTTAATCTGTACCTTGCGACCCTCAAGCCAAACTGAAGATGCTCACCGCTATCATCATCTGCACCTCCTTACTACTCCTGGCGACGGTTTTACCACTATCGCGGCACCCCCACTGGGTGGTCCGCGCTATGGACTTCCCGCGCTTCCAAATCTTGTTTTTTGCAGCCATCCTACTCGTGGTCACCGCCATTTTTCTCGACCTCGAGTCGATTCTATCGATTCTCTTGCTCGGTCTTACGGTTCTTTGCCTGCTCTATCAGCTCTGGTGGATTATACCGTATACCCCTCTTTGGCCGCGAGAAGTAAAGCCCAGCACCGACCGTGCGATCGACCGAAAGCTCAGCATTCTAACCTCAAACGTCCTCGCTCCCAATAGAAACGCAGCCGCGCTGATCGATCTGGTAAACGAGTACCAACCCGATATTCTCGTCACCTTGGAATCGGACCAATGGTGGCAAGACCAGCTCAAAGTGCTTGAAGATGAGATGCCCCACACCATCCAATGTCCGCTGGACAATCTCTACGGGATGCACCTCTACTCCCGATTGCCCTTGCACGACGGAGAGATCTCCTTTTTGGTAGAAGAAGGCGTCCCGTCTATCCACGTGTCGGTAGAATTGCGATCAGGCGATCGAGTGCGGGCGCATTTTTTGCACCCCGCTCCTCCCAGTCCCACAGAAAACGAAGAATCGACCGAGCGCGACGCTGAGCTCATCATTGTAGCCCGCAGCATCTCAGACAGCTCGCAGCCCGTCGTGATCGCAGGCGATTTGAACGATGTAGCCTGGTCATTCACCACCCGACTGTTTCGCAAGATCAGCGGATTACTCGACCCGCGCATTGGCCGAGGCATGTTCAATACCTTCCACGCGGGCTACCCCCTTATGCGGTGGCCGCTCGATCACCTCTTCCACAGCCATCACTTTACCGTG
This genomic window from Cryomorphaceae bacterium 1068 contains:
- a CDS encoding endonuclease/exonuclease/phosphatase family protein; this translates as MDFPRFQILFFAAILLVVTAIFLDLESILSILLLGLTVLCLLYQLWWIIPYTPLWPREVKPSTDRAIDRKLSILTSNVLAPNRNAAALIDLVNEYQPDILVTLESDQWWQDQLKVLEDEMPHTIQCPLDNLYGMHLYSRLPLHDGEISFLVEEGVPSIHVSVELRSGDRVRAHFLHPAPPSPTENEESTERDAELIIVARSISDSSQPVVIAGDLNDVAWSFTTRLFRKISGLLDPRIGRGMFNTFHAGYPLMRWPLDHLFHSHHFTVRTIKRLPSIGSDHFPLFASLTFTPDQKSHEEGLTAETEDKERAVEITRKKQVSKEDVPEPGE
- a CDS encoding DUF2461 domain-containing protein, with the protein product MTHLDPSVFAFLKKLEKNNNRDWFAENKSEYVAAHENFKAFAETLNQAMQKQDHIEKMKLFRIYRDVRFSKNKAPYKNSFSGGFSRATKALRGGYYFHLEPGGRSMVGAGFWQPESADLKRIREEIAADATPLRKIINSASFKKHFGTLEGAQVKTAPKGYPKDHPDIDLLRYKSFIVSHHFTDKEVTTPGFANEILKYFKATRPFFDYMSEVLTTDVNGVSLID